The genomic window TCTGAAATACCCTTGTGGTGACTCCTTTTAAAAGTTCTTCAGGCTTAAACCTTTCTTATTAAGGATGAAGAATTTTGTGATTAAAAATTCCCTTTATTCCTTGTGTTCAGTGGATTTGAACATTTAAACTAAACTTTTGTTATTTCCAAATGGTCCTTTCTTGGAGCCTTTCGGTGTAGAAGTAGCACTCTTGGCTCCTCAGCTTTCAAGAAGGAATAGACTCTCTTCTCTGGTTTTGCAGTAAGATCCATGTTTTCCTTGGAGAGAAATCCAGAATAGTTGTAAGCCAGGTAATTTTAATGGAAGTATAAACTGGAACTTACTGTTACTGAACACTTACTTGAGGACCAGTTGAAAAAATGTTCACCCACTATTCTAACTAAACATTAGACTTTAAATACAGTTAATTGCAGGTGTCAGCTTCAGTTGGTTCAATGTACAGTAGTtgacttttatttctgtttgataTGTTCTGAGTTCAACAGGAGAAACAGAGTTTTAAGTAATTAGGCCATGACAAGAAAGAATAATAGTTTcacatattttcacattttttaaagattcatttgaaaggcaaagttatagagagttagagggacagtcagagagagagagggaaagtgagatcttccatctgctggttcactccccaaatggctgcaatggctggagctgggcctctctgaagccaggagccaggagcttcttccacatctcctatgtacgtgcagaggcccaaggacttgagccatcctccgctgctttccctgacacagtaacaggaagctggggtggaagtggagcagtcaggaattgaactggtgcccatatgggatgtaggcaccacaggaggtggctttactcactatgacACAGTGATGTCCCCgtattttcatattttgatgATATAATAGTATAAATACATTTTGTAGACAACCCCAACACAAATTTGTAAAAAGACAGATTCTGTGTTTTTCCCAGTCTGTACTGAAGCTATATCCAACCTCCACTGATGACTGAACACAGAATAAATTCTGTTAAAGTCAGTCagcttaaaaagattttattcttttctcttcccCCCGTCTAACATCAATAGTTCATGTGGGGTTAGGGGATGCAGGAGAGAAGGATACTGGTAGAGTGTTTGATCACCATTTGTATGTACATGCATTGTTTTGATTTCTGGTCATTGTTGTATTTCCCAGTCAGTATTTTTTGAGGCTTCCTGGTCGTAGGTGTCATAAGGTCTATGGGTGTATTCACTACTGCATTACCTACTCCAAAATCATAAGAACATCTCCTGTCAAcaggtttgctttcttttttttttttttttatttttttttgacaggcagagtggacagtgagagagagagagacagagagaaaggtcttcctttttgccgttggttcaccctccaatggccgccgcggccagcgcgctgcggccggcgcaccgcgctgatccgatggcaggagccaggagccaggtgcttttcctggtctcccatggggtgcaggacccaagcacctgggccatcctccactgcactccctggccacagcagagggctggcctggaagaggggcaaccgggacagaatccggagccccaaccgggactagaacccggtgtgccggcgccgctaggtggaggattagcctagtgagccgcggcgccggccaacaggtTTGCTTTCTTAGATCCTCACCCTCTCCCTTCCACCCCTGTGTTTCACCAGCTTGTCCAATATGGCAGGTACGGGGATCCAGGGATTTGTACAGACTATGGTACTCAAAAACACATTCTCTTGAGCCCTAGGCTATAGGCACTTTTGGTTTGTCAAACTTGCTTTAATCTCTCCAAAGGGTAGAGTGGAAATTTATGTTAAAGAGGTTTGAACATACACAGTAATTTCCTTTCTGAACGTcctttgaaagagtttcacactCATGTCAACTTGTAGACATATTTTAGGAAGAATTATTTGTGGAAAATTACCAAACTGAAAGGATCACAAACTAGTAAATGAATATATTTCCTGTGATCCATTCATctagtggaatattactcagcttttaaaaataattaaggggctggcgctgtgttggagagggtaaagctgctgcccgtagtgccggcatcccatatgggtgccggatggtatcctagctgctctgcttccaagccagctccctgccactgcctggaaaagcagcagaagatggcccaagtcattgggcccctgcactcacatgggagacccagaagaagctcctggctcctgtcttcggatctgcacagctctggccattacagtcatctcgggagtgaatcagtagatggaagacctctctcactctctctctgcctctgcttctctgtaactctgcctttcaactatataaataaatcttttttaaaaattgaacatcCTTATgcttacatttttagaaaaatattttaatttttaagatgtaaTTTTTGACATTTTCCCACTTGCACTTCATATATAGACattatatacatgcacatatagaCTATTTTTTCTTGGGAAAagtgatattaatatcacaaagtgaaggattcatgacaatgataaTAACTTGGGGAAAGTTGAGTATAttgtttgtgtatgtgcatgaCTAGAAAAGAACCtacaaaaaagataatttaaaatcttgtcataattttatagaaataatattTGTCCTGGTGAATaaggaattttcttttcctttccaaaaaGCTGACCTTCCTATCTTCTTGGGATTTTGTAGGTTTTTGGGACTGTCTTCCACATAAATCATGGAAACCCATTCAACCTTAAGGCCCTGGTGGACAAGTGGCCTGATTTTAATACAGTGGTTGTCCGTCCTCAGGAGGAGGTAAGTTGTTGGTTTGTGATACAGAGAAACTCCTATGTTCATATTTGCTGTGTGCCTATCATGCACCAGTAAACGTGGTAGACCCCATAGATCATGAAATGAATCAAAGTGATGATGAATAAGTGTTTGTCTTCAAGAAGCTCACAGACTggaggaaaagagagacagataaattAAACTTGGTCACAAGTATACGAGGACATACACATGAGGTTCAGAACTAGTCCAAGTAAAAGCTGATGGATTAACTACGCAGGTCAGAGGTAGAGTTTACAAGATGTGGTTAGGGACACTGCCTGGTGGAGATTTCATCTGAACTGGATTTTGCAGTTCAGTATATTTTTGTCAAGCTGATAAGGAAAAGCGGACATTATAGCTAGAGTAAATAGCAAGAACAAAGATATGGAAGTGTATAATAAGTTAGGATGACTATAAAGACTAAAATTACATTGTTAGAATTTCCATATGCAATTTGGAGAACAACTTAAAAGCTAGTGAAGCTAAATAGATAATACAATtcaaaggtgagtttattttcaaacattaaaaaaacaaggCAGAAGGCCCAAGGAAGGTGACAGAACAGAATTCTCTGGGAATTGCTTTCCCATAGAAATATCTGTTTGAACAACTACTCTTGAAGAAAAAAACCTTTACAAGTTCACTGTAACTCTTGTAGCACAGAAATTTACAGATTGAGGGAATAAATTTCCAATTATGCATCTGATAATAGACTAATACCAAAAATATATGAGGAACTCAACTAAAGGCATGAAAATGAATCACCTGATTTTAGAATGTCAAAGGACTTAAATAAATGCTTTCCAAAGAAGATACAGAGATGGCCAGCAGTATtatgtaaaaaaatattttgggtgtTTGGGGAGATGTTGGTAAATATGTTGGATACAAAATTTCcattacatgaaaaaaataagttcaagagatctTTTTGACTATATAGTTACTAAGATTTATAATAATACATCATGTTCTTGAAAACTGCTGAGAGTATAtataagtgttctcaccacaaaaatccATCTGAAGTAATACAAATATTGATTAGCTACATTTAGTCACTCCACATTGTatatatacaaggatacttcatggaaaaatacttaaaagaattaaaaaattttgaaatccatgcataattttggTTGACTGTATTTCTTTTGGTGGAAGAAAGTAGCAGTCTACTTGCAATGCACACAGCAAAGAGTCACAAAGCTACTGGTCACTCTCTTGACTCCCCAAGGGATTACAGGCAGTGAATTTAGCAGATTAAACTGGGGCTTGAGCAGTGAGTTGTCAGCTCCCTTGTGGGCCTCTGGAGAGGCCACAGTGTTGATGACCTTCCTTTAATTGGTCAATGATAGTGGAGAAAGATGGGTACCTCTCTGTCTAGCCTGTGGGCAATTTGGATGTTAAACTTTGCTAGATCAGTGCCAGCAAGTTTCTGTGAAGCTCTGATTATAGAGGCCAGCACTGAGATGTTAACATAGAGGCCATCTGAGTCTTTGTGATTTCATccaggttttattttaaaaaatacatttttcatgattttttgaagatcccttatatatggatttcatttgttttaaaaggtttatgtattcacttgaaaggcagagtaacagacagagggagagataggtgagagagaagtcttccatctttattttcactcgccaaatggccacagtggccaggactgggccaggccgaagccgggagccaggagcttcatgcaggactcctatgtgggtggcaggagcacaagccCTTGGAtcatccttctctgcttttcacaggtcactagcaaggagctggattggaaatggtgcagctgATACAAGAATCAGAtaccatgtgggatggcagcatcgcTGGCAGCAGCATGATCcacagtgccacaacactagtccccaaatttcatttttttttggcaacaaaataaacataccttttaattttctacaaactttttgaaatacttataCTTCAAGATATCATGttgtggggctgacactgtggtgcagcaggtaaagccgctgcctgcagagctggcatcccatatgggcaccagttcgagtcccagctgctccacttccgatccagctctctgctatggtctaggaaagcagtagaagatggccaaggtccttgggcccctgcacccacgtgagagacctggaggaagctcctggctcctggcttcggattggcacagctccggccgttgcagccaattgggagtgagccagtggttaaTGACCTCTCTcgctatctgcctctccttctctctctgtgtaactgtgactttcaagtaaaataaacaattctttaaaaaaaccatgCTGTAATTGAAATTCAATTGTCATTTAAAATTGGAATATAAGTCTGTTAAAAGGTggctgtttggcacagtggtcaagacACTGATTGGGATGgttgcattccatactggagtgcctggatccaagtcccagctctgcttctgctaaTTAGTacccttgggaggcagtgagtgatggGAGACTGGAATCGAGTCCCATGTTTGTTGCTTTGGCCTATCCAagacttggctattgcaggcattctggaagtgaaccagcagatatgagatgccgctctttctgcctgtctgtctctctgttcttatctttcaaataagtaaataaaatgtaaaagtcaatttaaaaagtgaaaagtacatacaaattaataaaatatcaaaaataccAGTATAACTgtatataaagttattttaaaattactaaacattatatataaatcaagaaatttgcaataataataaaaattgagCAGCCATACAATTATTAGATATTTTACAATTGTTAAATATAGATTTTTCTGTGATCCTAAGCCACAAAATATGTCAATAGTATTATTGCTGATTTGAATGTGCATTCTTGTGTAATATTCAagtatttaaaaaacagtttctAATAGTACACTAGTTGTGGCAATCTTTTCTTCCGCCTCCTTCTTCCAAATAATTTCATCTTGAGAATatgtggggtttttgtttttgtttgtttttctgaactataatttattttaccataataatttttaaaaagtaatttattttttgtcctCTTTGGTTTCATTACACAGAGATGGAGATTTTAATCCAGaattatcattatcattttttaaagaattatttacttacttgaaagagagaaagacagacagacagagattgattttcaatctgtttgttcattcccaaaaggccacaatggccagagctgggacaagctgaagtaaggagccaagaactccatccagttcacCCTTGcatgtgcaggacccaaggatttaggccatcttctgttttcctaggtctgttagcagggagctggatctgaagtagagcagacaggacttgaataagggcccatataggatgtcagtgtagcaggaggtagcttaacccttagaatcacaatgctggtcccttgaaattttttaaaaatttcatttgtctGAAATACAGGGAagtaggatatatatatatatatatatatagagagagagagagagagagagagagaatctccatctgctgtccactccccaaataccctcaagagctgaggctgggccatgcaTAAACTGGGAGCCAAAAATTAATTCAGTTCCCCTATGTGAGTGGTGGGGATCCAAGCACTCCAGCCATtaacactgccttcctgggtgctcATTATCTGGAAGTCAGCTTTGGGAATGTAGGAATGGGGCCCTAAGCACTCAGGCATCCCAGCAGTATTAACCACTGCACTCAACACCTCACCATGTCCATTTCAACATGGTCATGTTCATCATGTGCAAATATTTTAACCGAGGAAAGTTTTTCTTGCAACAGAAGATTTCATTTGTCAGttgttttcctcttcttcttgaGAATGGAGATATAAAAGAACGCTCTCTAAATCATTGTGTCTGTTTAATTAGAAGTTTTAATGTGATTCAGAGATAGAGAACAATATTATTCTGAAATTTTAGGTCATGAATTGAATATTTTAATCTTTGTTCTTGGTTTCATTTAGtcagaaataattataatgcCCCAATTAGAACATTATTCTTTTTTGCCTAAAAATAGTGCAGTATAGTGGAATTTTGAAAAAATGGCATTGGAATCACAAACCATAAGGAATGTGTCTCATTGTCCCTTTCTCAATGATAACAGAATATGAGAGATGACCTTGACCACTATACCAATACATACCACATCTACACCAGGGACCCAAAAAACTGTCAAGAATTCCTTGATTCTCCAGACGTCATCAACTGGAAACAGCACCTGCAGATTCAAAGTAAGCAAGAGGAATGTTATGTGTGGGGAATTATTTCTGTTTGCTAAGCAAGTCATCATAGGACTCAAATCTCCTTCCTTCAAGCTCCAGATCCTCAGCCTGAGGCTGACTTTTTAACTCAGCTGTTTCTTCATCCACAGAAGTGGAACTATatcaaatttttggaaaaatggactaCATATAGACAGCCATAATATAATTCTTGCTACCAAGGTTTTAAGGCGTGTTTTGTAGCTGTATCCATGACCCTTAGGATGATTGGATGTCACAGCAGAACTTATCTCTGACCTCCCATTACTAGAATAAGAGGAGTTCATTGTGCCATAGAACACCTCCAAGGTCACTTAAGACTACTGTGATTTTGAGCATACACCCTGTTATCAGACTCCCAGGAATAATATCTGCCTATGAGTTGCTTTTGTGATTTTAGCCAGTTGAACTACCATCTCTGAGATCATGTTATTCATATAGAGACCTGAGAATAATAATAGACCCtagagcaaatttttaaaaatttggagtTAGGAAGAACTTAAAACAATATCAGGAGGTGTCAGTTAACTTTTACTTCATGGCAAACCTCACGATGCTGTGAACCAACAATTTAGGTTAGGCTTTGCAAGATAGATCTTCTGCTGTTCTTATCTGAATTTATTATGCTGGTGAAATCAGTTGATGGATTGGCAGTGGGCTGAATGATagctctggctgcagtgccagatGTTGATTGGGATAACACCATAATAACACATGTGTGTTCACTAGACTggtttagaatatttttatgggGTTGGTTTTCAAGGCCACCAGGAGCAAAATGAGAGGGAAAGCCCAAAGCTACaagtatttttaattctttctttatgTTAAATTTCACTTTCCTTTGGTGAAATTGAGTCACATAGCAAAGGTCAAACACAGTGTAAGAGAATACAATCCCATGATAAAAATTGAAGGAGATATGATGAGCAAATTGTGGTCAACTGCAACAGAGAacagagttcaataaatattagctacctctttaaaataaatcatcgCCTTTGATTATCAAAATGACATGATTATATAACCCAGAACATGCAGTTCCAGTCTCATTACTGCCACTAATAACTTGTCCATAACTTAATCCATCTCTGGCCATGTTTTCAGTTATGCATAACAGGAAAAATTGCACAATCCCTGACTCCTAGTAGTACTAATGTCAGAGCAAAAGTTTTCCtgattgtttttttaacttttatttaatgaatataaatttccaaagtacagaatatggattacaatggcttcccccccataatgtccctccaacccgcaaccctccccttatccactccctctccccttccattcacatcaagattcattttcgattctctttatatacagatgatcagtttagcatacattaagtaaagatttcaacagtttgctcccacacagaaacataaagtgtaaaatactgtttgagtactagttatagcattaaatcacaatgtacagcacactaaggacaaagatcctacatgaggagtaagtgcacagtgactcctgttgttgacttaacaaattgattgttttttaaatattcatttatttacttgagaggcagtgttacagacagagagaaggaaagacagagagagaggtcttctgtccactgattcactctcaaacTGGCTGCAAAAGCCGacccaaagctgggctgatccaaagccaggagccagggacttcttccaggtctcctatgcagatgcagggtcccaagcacttgggtcatcttccactgcttttccaggccttcagcagggagctggatcagaagtagagcaacctggacttgaactggtgcccatctgggatgtcaACCCCATAGGCAGATGCTTaacttactataccacagcaccagctccaaggtTTCTTGATTCTAAATCCCAGTGCTTTCTACTCTTCTGGAAAACATCTCTCTAGAATGTACTTAGACCATTACCCATCTCCTTTTATCCCTCTAGGCTCACAGGCCAGCCTGAATGAGGTGATACAAAATCTTTCAGCCattaaatctttcaaaatcaaGCGTTCAGAAAGCTTTCTGTATATGTCATCTGGGACTGTCAAGAAACTGATTCCTTCCCTGCTAGAAGGAAAGAATTTATCACCCAGTGGTGGCAAGCCCAAGGCCATGTGAGTTTGATAAAAATCACTCTGTACTACTCACACGTGTCATTGATGAAGTAGCTTCCCAGTTTCTCTCCCTGCTTTCTTCCTGGCTCCCACAGTCAATGCTCTAAAAAGtagtcaagaatttttttttttttttcaaaaaaagtaattCAACCATGCTTATtccttgctttaaaaaataccacCATCTCCCATTGCACCTGGAATAGATCCAGCCTCTGTATACCATTTCAACATTTCTGGCTTTTCTTGACCCCTTCCTCCATCAATACTAGTCTTTCTTTGCTCTATCATCAAAGCCTACCCATCCTTGAGgactttgtgttttctatttcctgACTGTGTACTCTGTCTCTTTAAGATAGTAGAGGTCAGAACAAATATAAATCCTTATACTCATGGAGTGTGCTTTCTTTCTTGACTCTCCATAGCAACCAAGAGAAATTCAAACCCTTATCCTTGGATGTTGCCCATGCTTCCTTGGTGAACAAATTCTGGTATTATGGTGGTAATGAGAGGAGCCAGAGATTCATTGAGCGCTGCATCCGGACCTTCCCCACCAGTGGTCTACTGGGGCCTGAGGGAAACCTTGTGTCCTGGAACCTGATGGACCAGACTGGAGAAACACGAATGGCAGGCACCCTACCTGAGTACCGGGGCCAAGGCCTCGTCTCCTATGTTGTCCACGCCCAGGAGGTGACTATGGAGAAACTCGGCTTTCCCGTCTATTCTCATACAGACAAGACTAACATAGCTATGCAAAGAATGAGTGACACTCTGCACCATCTCACCATGCCCTGTGACTGGAACCAGTGGATCTGCATGCCTGTGTGAAGTCAGCCCTGAACTCAAGATTTGGGTGGTTGTAGACATTCAACTGGAGGAGTGGATAGTCagtgaaaagaataaataaatcataacaaTCAGTAAATGGAGTGAGTGCTGTTTGGATTCTCATGAAAAAGTATGAATGGTCAACAGGACTGCCATGGACTTCCCTTAGATTTCTTGATGTAAAGCAGGCTCAGGTTCTCCTGGGTTGGATCCAGGTACTTTAGTTTCTCACACTTCCTGAATCTTTGGGATACTCATTTATCAGATACATATTTCTCCAAAATGCTTCTCCTGGGACTCCGAGTGCACAGGTTGTGACAGTCTCTcgctggggcaggggaggtgaTATATTCTGGACATTGTGTGTGACCTTCTCCCCTTTATTCCTATGACCTCTCCCTTAGTTATCAGGAAGTCTGTATTACAGGACTTTAGAGTATGTCTTCTACTATAATTGTTTTGTTATAGATACATTAAATATACTGTGCACAAATTATAAGTGATATTAGATTAAACACAATATATGTGAAATAGCAAAGAAAGTTATTAGGAAAAATACTAACTTCCATTAGTCTGTCCTTTCCACCTCTCATTCCAGGGGAAATGATCCAATATTGCTTTCAAATTCTAAGATTCCTAAATCCATCACAAAAACCAAATAATAgaggagttttgttttgttttgttttgttttgcttgtatAAGTTTAAGCTAAGTGGTTCATTATGGAAAGAACATGGGATAAAAGTATTTAGGGGGGAAGTGGGAATGTTCAGACTCAGGGTGGTAGACTTTTAATGAGATGAGGTAGGATTTGAAGAGGAGGGGACTATGCCACGGATACCTACTACTACACTTGACCTTGGGCACATTACTTTAAGATACTGAGCTCATTATAATGTTGATAGTTGGCTCATGAGAGAGTCAACTGGTGTTTGGAATTTCAGAACAGGCATTCTTTTAGTTTGAGACAGGTTAGCCAGAAGTGTTACCTGACActgcacttcaaaagaaacagcaCTTGCCACCaacaaagagattttttaaatgaaagtgatCACTTTAAATCAAAGTCTGTTTTCTTCTGGCCCACCTGAAACTAGAATTAGAGATGAACCATCCCCTCCACACATACACCACCACCACAAACAATAATTACTGACATTTAATTTCTTGGACACTCAAAATATTGGAGGCTCAGTTTAGATCAGAATTCCTCAATCCTGGCACCAtggactttttttaaagcttttatttaatggatacaattttcataggtacaactttaggaatgtattggttcttccccccatacccaccatccatcccccactcctgtcccacctcctacttcctcttccatcccatttttatttaagattcattttaattaactttatatatagaaaaccaactctatactaagtaaagatgtcaacaatttgcaccgacacacacacaacctataaactactgtttgagaacaagttttgcagttaaatctcatagtacaacttattAAGGGCAGacgtcctacatggggagtaagtgttgttaatttaacaatttaacaatcaacactcttattcatgacctcactgatcatccaaggctcttgccatgagctgccaaggctatggaagccttttgtgaccacaaactatcagtatttagacaaggccataagcaaagtggacgttctctcctcccttcagaaaaaaagcacatccttctttgatgaccccttctttccagtgggatctcacccacagagatccttcatgtaggatattttttgccacagtgtcttgggtttcaatgcctgaaatgctctcatagacTTTTCAGCCACACCCCactgcctgaagggctgattctgaggtcagagtgttacttgaAGTGATTGTcgttctatgagcctgctgtgtggattgcttcccatgttgaacattccctccttttta from Oryctolagus cuniculus chromosome 1, mOryCun1.1, whole genome shotgun sequence includes these protein-coding regions:
- the GLYAT gene encoding glycine N-acyltransferase, which produces MFLLQGAQMLQMLENALRKSLPESLKVFGTVFHINHGNPFNLKALVDKWPDFNTVVVRPQEENMRDDLDHYTNTYHIYTRDPKNCQEFLDSPDVINWKQHLQIQSSQASLNEVIQNLSAIKSFKIKRSESFLYMSSGTVKKLIPSLLEGKNLSPSGGKPKAINQEKFKPLSLDVAHASLVNKFWYYGGNERSQRFIERCIRTFPTSGLLGPEGNLVSWNLMDQTGETRMAGTLPEYRGQGLVSYVVHAQEVTMEKLGFPVYSHTDKTNIAMQRMSDTLHHLTMPCDWNQWICMPV